CAAATCTCTTCTGCGGTAGTTACCTTATGTACTTGTGGATTTGCTGGATTTTTAAACTGTTGAGGTATAAATGAGTTAGGGATTGTAGCGGCAATTTCTTCAGCCTTTTTGATGGCTCCAGACATTCCTTCTGTGGCAGGTGTAAGAACTAGTTCAGCCCCCAAAGCGATCAAAAGCTTCCTACGTTCTACACTGAAACTCTCAGGAAGTGTTATGATTAATCTGTATCCTAATGCTGCAGCTGCAAAAGCAAGCCCAACACCTGTATTTCCGCTCGTTGGTTCTATGATCACTGAATTTTGGTTAATTAACCCCTGCTCTTCAGCGTCTTTAATCATTCCATATCCGATTCTATCTTTTACACTACCTGCTGGATTAAAGTATTCCAATTTGGCAATGATTTTCGCCTCAACTTGATACTTTCTCGCAAAATTTGAAAGCTCCAATAGTGGAGTATTACCAATTAGATCTGTGAGATTCTTCGCGATGTTAGTCATAATTATACCTCCAAAATACATTTCCAACTAAAATAGTTGGTTTTAATATCACGTTATCATGTATGGTAAAAAAATACAACTGTTGAAATTTTACTTTATGACATAGGGAAGCAAGTGCTTTTAGACTGAGTTTGAAACTTTGTTATAACATCCCATCTAAAAATAGAAGTCACAGTTCCAATACTGTTATGAGTTCGTCGTGGCACACTTCACCATTTTCATGGAATCCAAAGCTCTCATA
Above is a window of Paenibacillus sp. E222 DNA encoding:
- the cysK gene encoding cysteine synthase A encodes the protein MTNIAKNLTDLIGNTPLLELSNFARKYQVEAKIIAKLEYFNPAGSVKDRIGYGMIKDAEEQGLINQNSVIIEPTSGNTGVGLAFAAAALGYRLIITLPESFSVERRKLLIALGAELVLTPATEGMSGAIKKAEEIAATIPNSFIPQQFKNPANPQVHKVTTAEEIWRDTEGQVDIFIGGVGTGGTISGVGEALKQRKEDVKIIAVEPSDSPVLSGGTKGVHTIQGIGAGFVPDNFNRSVVDEIVQVRNQDAFETARFLAKSEGLLVGISSGAAAYAAVQIAKRPENKNKSIVVLFPDTGERYLSTDLYPEA